In a single window of the Cygnus olor isolate bCygOlo1 chromosome 5, bCygOlo1.pri.v2, whole genome shotgun sequence genome:
- the AGBL2 gene encoding cytosolic carboxypeptidase 2 isoform X2 codes for MGRGQPEGRGGRAGCRSVALPPGRGPYEYVLTLRPDLYTAKHTQWFYFRVQNTRRDAVYRFTIANLAKPKSLYGEGMRPLLYSQQDARSRGIGWRRVGAEVRYYRGGGGEEPATFCLSWSMRFPHDGDTCYLAHSYPYTYSDLQRYLRAVVGDPVRSRYCAVRALCRSLAGNTVYLLTITGPAGGAGKRAVVLSARAHPGESGGSWAMRGFLDFVLSAAPDARLLRRLFVFKVVPMLNPDGVVVGNSRCSLAGRDPNRAYGTGCRGSFPAVWHLRAMVERLLAEREVVLYCDFHGHSRKNNVFMYGCDGGRAGAAPRLRERIFPLMLSKNAPDKFSFPSCKFKVQKSKEGTGRVVMWRMGVTNSYTMEAAFGGSTLGGRNSHFTVEDLKSLGYHLCDTLLDFCDPDPAKFQRCLAEVDALLRQRLGSGESWSDVPTSDLESSTSGSDSSVSEGPLARPGSPQGREGRGTREDVLVPLRHPGRLEPRRRKRLRSRRARNALRRPNAVHQGHAGVPVPPWSLRPRGQPQVPNTTGGGRGVPEEPEQPRGAIPRQPDPTAAGRGSHGRAAAGDARLQGGTRATGPRRTLQPACAAAATTGSSRGTDVALPTPGAAAGGRGGRPGPASPRCYACARR; via the exons ATGGGGCGGGGGCAGCCGGAGGGACGCGGCGGCAGGGCCGGGTGCCGGAGTGTGGCCCTTCCCCCCGGCAGGGGCCCCTACGAGTACGTGCTGACGCTGCGGCCGGACTTGTACACCGCCAAGCACACCCAGTGGTTTTATTTCCGCGTGCAAAACACCCGGAGAGACGCTGTCTACCGCTTCACCATCGCCAACCTGGCGAAGCCCAAGAGCCTCTATGGCGAGGGCATGCGGCCGCTGCTCTACTCGCAGCAGGACGCCCGGAGCCGTGGCATCGGCTGGCGCCGCGTCGGGGCCGAAGTCCGCTACTaccgggggggcggcggggaggagccGGCCACCTTCTGCCTCTCCTGGAGCATGCGCTTCCCCCACGACGGTGACACCTGCTACTTGGCCCACTCCTACCCCTACACCTACTCGGACCTGCAGCGGTACCTGCGGGCGGTGGTGGGCGACCCGGTGCGCTCGCGGTACTGCGCGGTGCGGGCGCTGTGCCGCAGCTTGGCCGGCAACACCGTCTACCTGCTGACCATCACCGGCCCGGCCGGCGGCGCGGGCAAGCGGGCGGTGGTGCTGAGCGCCCGCGCGCACCCCGGCGAGAGCGGCGGCTCCTGGGCCATGCGGGGCTTCCTCGACTTCGTCCTCAGCGCCGCCCCCGACGCCCGGCTCCTGCGCCGGCTCTTTGTCTTCAAGGTGGTGCCCATGCTCAACCCCGACGGGGTGGTGGTGGGCAACTCCCGCTGCTCCCTGGCTGGCCGTGACCCCAACAGAGCCTACGGGACGGGGTGCCGGGGCTCCTTCCCCGCCGTCTGGCACCTGCGGGCCATGGTGGAGAG GCTGCTGGCGGAGCGGGAGGTGGTGCTGTACTGCGACTTCCACGGGCACAGCCGCAAGAACAACGTCTTCATGTACGGCTGCGACGGCGGCCGGGCCGGTGCAGCGCCGCGGCTGCGGGAGCGCATCTTCCCCCTGATGCTGAGCAAGAACGCGCCTGACAAG ttctccttccccagctgcaagTTCAAGGTGCAGAAGAGCAAAGAGGGGACGGGCAGGGTCGTCATGTGGCGGATGGGCGTCACCAACAGCTACACCATGGAGGCGGCCTTCGGCGGCTCCACGCTGG GCGGGAGAAACTCACACTTCACCGTGGAGGACCTCAAATCGCTGGGCTACCACCTCTGCGACACCCTGCTTGACTTCTGCGACCCCGACCCTGCCaag TTCCAGCGGTGCCTGGCAGAGGTGGACGCGCTGCTGCGGCAGCGGCTGGGCTCCGGCGAGAGCTGGAGCGATGTCCCCACCTCAGACCTCGAGTCCAG CACCAGCGGCTCTGACAGCTCTGTGTCTGAGGGACCCCTGGCACGGCCCGGGAGCCCCCAGGGACGGGAGGGACGAGGCACCCGGGAGGACGTTCTGGTGCCGCTGCGCCATCCAGGGCGGCTGGagccgaggaggaggaagcgGCTGCGGAGCCGCAGAGCGAGGAACGCCCTGCGGCGGCCAAACGCCGTCCACCAGGGCCACGCCGGTGTCCCA GTGCCACCATGGTCCCTCAGGCCCCGGGGACAACCACAGGTCCCCAACACCACCGGGGGAGGCCGCGGGGTGCCGGAGGAGCCCGAGCAGCCGCGTGGAGCCATCCCCCGTCAGCCCGACCCCACCGCAGCGGGAAGGGGCTCCCACGGCCGTGCCGCTGCAGGGGACGCCCGGCTGCAGGGGGGCACGAGGGCTACGGGGCCCCGCCGCACgctgcagcctgcctgtgccgccgccgccaccaccggTTCCTCGCGGGGCACGGACGTGGCGCTGCCCACACCGGGGGCCGCCGCCGGTGGTCgtggggggcggccgggccccgccagcccccgcTGCTACGCCTGCGCCCGGCGTTAA
- the AGBL2 gene encoding cytosolic carboxypeptidase 2 isoform X1 — translation MGRGQPEGRGGRAGCRSVALPPGRGPYEYVLTLRPDLYTAKHTQWFYFRVQNTRRDAVYRFTIANLAKPKSLYGEGMRPLLYSQQDARSRGIGWRRVGAEVRYYRGGGGEEPATFCLSWSMRFPHDGDTCYLAHSYPYTYSDLQRYLRAVVGDPVRSRYCAVRALCRSLAGNTVYLLTITGPAGGAGKRAVVLSARAHPGESGGSWAMRGFLDFVLSAAPDARLLRRLFVFKVVPMLNPDGVVVGNSRCSLAGRDPNRAYGTGCRGSFPAVWHLRAMVERLLAEREVVLYCDFHGHSRKNNVFMYGCDGGRAGAAPRLRERIFPLMLSKNAPDKFSFPSCKFKVQKSKEGTGRVVMWRMGVTNSYTMEAAFGGSTLGGRNSHFTVEDLKSLGYHLCDTLLDFCDPDPAKFQRCLAEVDALLRQRLGSGESWSDVPTSDLESSTSGSDSSVSEGPLARPGSPQGREGRGTREDVLVPLRHPGRLEPRRRKRLRSRRARNALRRPNAVHQGHAGVPVSVVHAPPPRVCILTLLPARVAAPGAALSPSFALPQVPPWSLRPRGQPQVPNTTGGGRGVPEEPEQPRGAIPRQPDPTAAGRGSHGRAAAGDARLQGGTRATGPRRTLQPACAAAATTGSSRGTDVALPTPGAAAGGRGGRPGPASPRCYACARR, via the exons ATGGGGCGGGGGCAGCCGGAGGGACGCGGCGGCAGGGCCGGGTGCCGGAGTGTGGCCCTTCCCCCCGGCAGGGGCCCCTACGAGTACGTGCTGACGCTGCGGCCGGACTTGTACACCGCCAAGCACACCCAGTGGTTTTATTTCCGCGTGCAAAACACCCGGAGAGACGCTGTCTACCGCTTCACCATCGCCAACCTGGCGAAGCCCAAGAGCCTCTATGGCGAGGGCATGCGGCCGCTGCTCTACTCGCAGCAGGACGCCCGGAGCCGTGGCATCGGCTGGCGCCGCGTCGGGGCCGAAGTCCGCTACTaccgggggggcggcggggaggagccGGCCACCTTCTGCCTCTCCTGGAGCATGCGCTTCCCCCACGACGGTGACACCTGCTACTTGGCCCACTCCTACCCCTACACCTACTCGGACCTGCAGCGGTACCTGCGGGCGGTGGTGGGCGACCCGGTGCGCTCGCGGTACTGCGCGGTGCGGGCGCTGTGCCGCAGCTTGGCCGGCAACACCGTCTACCTGCTGACCATCACCGGCCCGGCCGGCGGCGCGGGCAAGCGGGCGGTGGTGCTGAGCGCCCGCGCGCACCCCGGCGAGAGCGGCGGCTCCTGGGCCATGCGGGGCTTCCTCGACTTCGTCCTCAGCGCCGCCCCCGACGCCCGGCTCCTGCGCCGGCTCTTTGTCTTCAAGGTGGTGCCCATGCTCAACCCCGACGGGGTGGTGGTGGGCAACTCCCGCTGCTCCCTGGCTGGCCGTGACCCCAACAGAGCCTACGGGACGGGGTGCCGGGGCTCCTTCCCCGCCGTCTGGCACCTGCGGGCCATGGTGGAGAG GCTGCTGGCGGAGCGGGAGGTGGTGCTGTACTGCGACTTCCACGGGCACAGCCGCAAGAACAACGTCTTCATGTACGGCTGCGACGGCGGCCGGGCCGGTGCAGCGCCGCGGCTGCGGGAGCGCATCTTCCCCCTGATGCTGAGCAAGAACGCGCCTGACAAG ttctccttccccagctgcaagTTCAAGGTGCAGAAGAGCAAAGAGGGGACGGGCAGGGTCGTCATGTGGCGGATGGGCGTCACCAACAGCTACACCATGGAGGCGGCCTTCGGCGGCTCCACGCTGG GCGGGAGAAACTCACACTTCACCGTGGAGGACCTCAAATCGCTGGGCTACCACCTCTGCGACACCCTGCTTGACTTCTGCGACCCCGACCCTGCCaag TTCCAGCGGTGCCTGGCAGAGGTGGACGCGCTGCTGCGGCAGCGGCTGGGCTCCGGCGAGAGCTGGAGCGATGTCCCCACCTCAGACCTCGAGTCCAG CACCAGCGGCTCTGACAGCTCTGTGTCTGAGGGACCCCTGGCACGGCCCGGGAGCCCCCAGGGACGGGAGGGACGAGGCACCCGGGAGGACGTTCTGGTGCCGCTGCGCCATCCAGGGCGGCTGGagccgaggaggaggaagcgGCTGCGGAGCCGCAGAGCGAGGAACGCCCTGCGGCGGCCAAACGCCGTCCACCAGGGCCACGCCGGTGTCCCAGTGAGCGTGGTTCACGCCCCACCGCCCCGTGTCTGCATCCTCACACTGCTCCCAGCTCGGGTGGCAGCGCCTGGGGCTGCATTGAGCCCCTCCTTTGCGCTCCCCCAGGTGCCACCATGGTCCCTCAGGCCCCGGGGACAACCACAGGTCCCCAACACCACCGGGGGAGGCCGCGGGGTGCCGGAGGAGCCCGAGCAGCCGCGTGGAGCCATCCCCCGTCAGCCCGACCCCACCGCAGCGGGAAGGGGCTCCCACGGCCGTGCCGCTGCAGGGGACGCCCGGCTGCAGGGGGGCACGAGGGCTACGGGGCCCCGCCGCACgctgcagcctgcctgtgccgccgccgccaccaccggTTCCTCGCGGGGCACGGACGTGGCGCTGCCCACACCGGGGGCCGCCGCCGGTGGTCgtggggggcggccgggccccgccagcccccgcTGCTACGCCTGCGCCCGGCGTTAA
- the MTCH2 gene encoding mitochondrial carrier homolog 2 produces MADAASQVLLGSGLTVLSQPLMYVKVLVQVGYEPLPPTLGRNIFGRQVYQLPGLFAYAKHIVKVDGRAGLFKGLTPRLCSSAIGTVVHSKVLQRYQAAKQAEPGASKQEPVSSLEQVLKETSREMVARSAATLITHPFHVITLRCMVQFIGRETKYSGTLSAFTTIYREEGILGFFAGLIPRLLGDILSLWLCNMLAYLINTYALENGVSMAEMKSYSQAVTGFFASMLTYPFVLVSNLMAVNNCGLAGGLLPYAPTYSSWLDCWSQLHKEGNMSRGNSLFFRKVPAGKRYVWEERRFR; encoded by the exons atggcgGACGCGGCCTcgcaggtgctgctgggctcGGGGCTGACGGTGCTGTCGCAGCCCCTCATGTACGTGAAGGTGCTGGTGCAG GTGGGTTACGAGCCGCTGCCGCCCACGCTGGGCCGGAACATCTTCGGCCGCCAGGTCTACCAGCTGCCGGGACTCTTCGCATACG CCAAGCACATCGTGAAGGTCGACGGGAGAGCGGGACTCTTCAAAGGCCTCACCCCCCGGCTCTGCTCCAGCGCCATCGGCACCGTGGTGCACAGCAAAGTGCTGCAG CGGTACCAGGCTGCCAAGCAGGCTGAG CCAGGAGCCAGCAAGCAGGAGCCCGTGTCCTCGCTGGAGCAGGTCCTCAAGGAG aCTTCCCGAGAGATGGTTGCTCGCTCCGCCGCGACCCTCATCACCCACCCATTCCACG TGATCACCCTGCGATGCATGGTGCAGTTCATCGGCAGGGAGACCAAGTACAG CGGGACACTAAGCGCCTTCACCACGATTTACCGAGAAGAAGGCATCCTGGGATTCTTTGC cGGCCTCATCCCCCGGCTCCTCGGAGACATCCTGTCGCTCTGGCTCTGCAACATGCTGGCCTACCTCATCAACACGTACGCGCTGGAGAACGGG gTCTCCATGGCAGAGATGAAGAGCTACTCGCAGGCAGTCACCGGA TTCTTCGCCAGCATGCTGACGTACCCCTTCGTGCTGGTCTCCAACCTGATGGCCGTCAATAACTGCGG gctggctgggggcCTCCTCCCCTACGCGCCCACCTACTCCTCCTGGCTGGACTGCTGGAGCCAGCTGCACAAGGAG GGCAACATGAGCCGAGGGAACAGCCTGTTTTTCCGCAAGGTGCCCGCAGGGAAGCGATACgtgtgggaggagaggaggttCCGCTGA